The following are encoded together in the Acidobacteriota bacterium genome:
- the rbfA gene encoding 30S ribosome-binding factor RbfA yields the protein MALTHRVERIQEQVREEVSQMLATEVRDPGVGLVTVTRAKVTGDLSLARIYWTIIGDAAERKKTIKALERATGFVRHLLAERLSLRRVPEVKFIYDESVAAQSRIEEIIQEIHAEDAARAVDAPAPADIPADTTKPAEARDQAAERRLGDEPK from the coding sequence TTGGCGCTGACCCACCGCGTCGAGCGCATTCAAGAGCAGGTCCGCGAGGAAGTGAGCCAGATGCTGGCCACTGAGGTGCGGGATCCCGGCGTCGGCCTGGTCACGGTCACCCGCGCCAAGGTGACCGGCGACCTGTCGCTGGCAAGGATCTACTGGACCATCATCGGCGACGCCGCCGAGCGCAAGAAAACTATCAAGGCGCTCGAGCGCGCCACCGGGTTCGTCCGCCACTTGCTGGCCGAACGGCTGTCGCTGCGGCGCGTCCCCGAAGTGAAGTTCATCTACGACGAATCGGTCGCGGCCCAGTCGCGCATCGAAGAGATCATCCAGGAAATTCACGCCGAAGACGCGGCGCGCGCCGTGGACGCGCCGGCCCCGGCGGACATTCCCGCCGACACGACCAAGCCCGCCGAAGCTCGCGATCAAGCCGCCGAGCGAAGGCTGGGAGACGAGCCCAAGTAA
- the orn gene encoding oligoribonuclease — protein sequence MAKRATVRRSRDYMVWVDCEMTGLEPSRHVIVEIATIITDFDLNLVARGPELAISASAAQLRAMDPWPRKTHKASGLLDRMASEGVTLAEAERQTLRFVRKHCYAGTAPLCGNSVWQDKRFLTKYMPAFQNFLHYRIVDVSSVKQLVAHWCPDKVYTPVKTETHRALADIEESIAELASYKQLFSRRRG from the coding sequence ATGGCGAAACGCGCGACCGTCCGGCGCAGCCGTGACTATATGGTCTGGGTCGACTGTGAGATGACGGGACTCGAGCCGTCACGCCACGTGATCGTCGAGATCGCCACCATCATTACCGACTTCGATCTCAACCTCGTCGCCCGTGGGCCCGAGCTGGCCATTAGCGCGAGCGCGGCGCAACTGCGAGCAATGGACCCGTGGCCGCGCAAGACGCACAAGGCCAGCGGCCTGCTCGATCGCATGGCGAGCGAGGGCGTGACACTGGCCGAGGCCGAACGGCAGACCCTGCGGTTCGTCCGCAAGCACTGCTATGCCGGGACGGCGCCGCTCTGCGGCAACTCCGTGTGGCAGGACAAGCGCTTTCTCACGAAGTACATGCCCGCCTTCCAGAACTTCCTGCACTACCGCATCGTCGACGTAAGTTCGGTCAAGCAGCTCGTCGCGCACTGGTGTCCGGACAAGGTCTACACGCCGGTCAAGACCGAGACGCATCGCGCGCTGGCCGACATCGAAGAGTCGATTGCGGAGCTCGCCTCCTACAAGCAGCTATTCTCGAGACGCCGGGGATGA
- the truB gene encoding tRNA pseudouridine(55) synthase TruB yields the protein MSERQLHPASFPDGVLVVDKPQGPTSHDVVTLARRALGVSRIGHTGTLDPMATGVLPLVIGRATRLAQFLTASDKDYEATVAFGRATNTYDAMGTVVTTAAERPSRSQVERALGAFRGTFEQTPPAFSAKNIAGERSYEIARKAKDGVVVLPKAVTVTVRELDLVSFAGETAVLHMRVTAGFYVRSLAHDLGAALGMGGVLVGLRRTRSGEFGLDAAVPLAEVLKADREALATRLLPFSALLPELPMVTLRGLEHLDRVKNGVEIAPGDLVAPLNTAPELVRVMGADGTLVALAKAGKTPGFLHASIVLT from the coding sequence ATGTCGGAACGACAATTACACCCGGCGTCTTTTCCAGACGGCGTGCTGGTCGTTGACAAGCCGCAGGGTCCCACCTCGCACGATGTGGTGACGCTGGCGCGCCGCGCCCTCGGCGTATCGCGCATCGGACATACCGGGACGCTCGACCCCATGGCCACTGGCGTGCTGCCGCTCGTGATCGGCCGCGCCACGCGGCTGGCGCAGTTCCTGACCGCCAGCGACAAGGACTACGAAGCGACGGTCGCGTTCGGACGCGCCACCAATACCTACGACGCCATGGGCACGGTGGTGACGACCGCGGCGGAACGGCCGAGCCGGTCGCAGGTCGAACGCGCGCTGGGCGCGTTCCGCGGCACGTTCGAGCAGACGCCGCCGGCGTTTTCGGCGAAGAACATCGCCGGGGAGCGGTCGTACGAAATCGCGCGCAAGGCCAAGGACGGCGTGGTCGTGCTGCCCAAGGCGGTGACCGTGACCGTTCGCGAACTCGACCTGGTGTCGTTCGCGGGAGAGACTGCCGTGCTGCACATGCGGGTCACGGCCGGCTTCTACGTCCGCTCGCTGGCCCATGACCTGGGAGCTGCGCTCGGCATGGGGGGCGTGCTGGTGGGCCTGCGGCGAACGCGGTCGGGCGAGTTCGGCCTCGATGCCGCCGTGCCGCTGGCCGAGGTCCTGAAGGCCGACCGTGAGGCCCTGGCAACCCGGCTCCTGCCCTTTAGCGCCCTGTTGCCGGAATTGCCCATGGTGACACTGCGGGGCCTGGAACACCTCGACCGGGTCAAGAACGGGGTGGAAATCGCTCCGGGCGACCTCGTGGCGCCGCTCAACACGGCTCCGGAGCTGGTTCGCGTCATGGGCGCCGATGGGACTCTGGTGGCGCTGGCGAAAGCCGGCAAAACCCCAGGGTTTCTGCACGCTTCGATTGTTCTGACGTAG
- the rpsO gene encoding 30S ribosomal protein S15 yields the protein MTKDKKSAIIGDFKKHDTDTGSPEVQVAILSDRITYLTEHFKTHGKDHHSRRGLLKLVGQRRRLLDYLKSKDTARYAEVIKRLGIRK from the coding sequence ATGACGAAAGACAAGAAGTCCGCCATCATTGGCGACTTCAAGAAGCACGATACCGACACCGGCTCACCCGAAGTTCAGGTCGCAATCCTCAGCGATCGCATCACCTACCTGACGGAACATTTCAAGACACACGGGAAGGACCACCACTCCCGCCGCGGATTGCTCAAGCTCGTGGGCCAGCGCCGCCGGCTGCTCGATTACCTGAAGAGCAAGGATACGGCGCGCTACGCAGAGGTCATCAAGCGCCTCGGCATCCGCAAGTAA
- the pnp gene encoding polyribonucleotide nucleotidyltransferase, whose product MHKRDLSLGSQTLSIETGRLAKQADGAVIVRLGDTMVLVSACHSSSPREGIDFLPLTVDYRENTYASGRIPGGFFKREGKATEKETLTCRVIDRPIRPLFPAGWAYETQIIASVISADTDNDGDVLALTGASAALALSEMPFEKTIAGVRIGLVNGEYIVNPTWSQRKESRLDIVVAGSKDGIVMVEAGATEVSEDEVVQALETAQAAINQICDMIDGLAKDAGRKKLPKPEVTTDEKLAAYVESQAYAPLGEAMRIKGKIENYGTVAKVGKDLIAGLPEEFADRKPLAKALFHDLQEKTLRDSIMNKGIRLDGRKFDEIRQITIENTVLPRVHGSCVFTRGETQALVTVTLGTADDQQKVEMVDGETWKRFMLHYNFPPFSVGEVKPMRGPGRREIGHGALAERALAPMMPAEADFAYTVRVVSDILESNGSSSMASVCGGSMAMMDAGVPIKAAVAGVAMGLIMDEATGKYAVLTDIAGAEDHYGDMDFKVAGTAAGITALQMDIKVSGISAEVMRAALTQAKAGRMHILGKMNEALSATREKMSAYAPRIITIKIPVDKIRDVIGPGGKMIRSIIEKTGVKIDVEDNGQVNVASADEAAAAKAIGMIQELTQTAELDKTYLGKVQRITDFGAFIEIMPGTDGLLHVSEIAHYRVKDVRDELKEGQQVLVKVINIDPTGKIRLSRKALITPEEGGAPPAGNGGGAEGGAPAAPEGDRPPRDRGPRRDRGPRN is encoded by the coding sequence ATGCACAAGCGTGATCTATCTCTCGGCTCGCAGACCCTTTCCATCGAGACCGGTCGCCTGGCCAAGCAGGCCGACGGCGCGGTGATCGTCCGGCTGGGCGACACCATGGTGCTGGTCTCGGCATGCCACTCGTCGAGCCCCCGCGAGGGCATCGACTTTCTGCCGCTCACGGTTGACTATCGTGAGAACACCTATGCCTCGGGCCGCATTCCCGGTGGCTTCTTCAAGCGCGAAGGCAAGGCCACCGAAAAGGAAACCCTGACCTGCCGCGTGATCGACCGCCCAATCCGGCCGCTGTTCCCGGCCGGCTGGGCGTACGAGACGCAGATCATCGCGTCGGTCATCTCGGCCGACACCGACAATGACGGCGACGTGCTCGCGCTGACCGGCGCGTCGGCCGCGCTGGCGCTGTCGGAGATGCCCTTCGAGAAGACGATCGCCGGCGTGCGCATCGGCCTGGTGAACGGTGAATACATCGTCAACCCGACCTGGTCGCAGCGCAAGGAAAGCCGCCTCGACATCGTCGTCGCGGGCAGCAAGGACGGCATCGTGATGGTCGAAGCCGGCGCCACCGAGGTGTCGGAAGACGAAGTGGTGCAGGCGCTCGAAACCGCGCAGGCCGCCATCAACCAGATCTGCGACATGATCGACGGGCTCGCCAAGGACGCCGGCCGCAAGAAGCTGCCGAAGCCCGAGGTGACGACCGACGAGAAGCTCGCCGCCTACGTCGAGTCCCAGGCCTACGCGCCGCTGGGCGAGGCGATGCGGATCAAGGGCAAGATCGAGAACTACGGCACGGTGGCCAAGGTCGGCAAGGACCTGATCGCCGGCCTGCCCGAGGAGTTTGCCGACCGCAAGCCGCTGGCCAAGGCGCTCTTCCACGACCTGCAGGAAAAGACGCTGCGCGACTCGATCATGAACAAGGGCATCCGCCTGGATGGCCGCAAGTTCGACGAGATCCGCCAGATCACCATCGAGAACACCGTGCTGCCGCGCGTGCACGGCTCGTGCGTGTTCACCCGCGGCGAGACGCAGGCCCTGGTCACCGTGACCCTCGGCACCGCCGACGACCAGCAGAAGGTCGAAATGGTCGACGGCGAGACCTGGAAGCGCTTCATGCTGCACTACAACTTCCCGCCCTTCTCGGTTGGTGAAGTGAAGCCGATGCGCGGCCCCGGCCGCCGGGAAATCGGCCACGGCGCACTCGCCGAGCGCGCGCTCGCGCCGATGATGCCGGCCGAAGCCGACTTCGCCTACACCGTGCGCGTGGTGTCGGACATCCTCGAATCGAACGGCAGCTCGTCGATGGCGTCGGTGTGCGGCGGCTCGATGGCGATGATGGATGCCGGCGTGCCGATCAAGGCGGCGGTGGCCGGCGTGGCCATGGGCCTGATCATGGACGAGGCCACCGGCAAGTATGCGGTGCTGACCGACATTGCCGGCGCCGAAGACCACTACGGCGACATGGACTTCAAGGTCGCCGGCACGGCCGCGGGCATCACCGCGCTGCAGATGGACATCAAGGTCTCGGGCATCTCCGCCGAAGTCATGCGCGCCGCGCTGACCCAGGCGAAGGCCGGCCGCATGCACATCCTCGGCAAGATGAACGAGGCGCTCTCGGCCACGCGCGAGAAGATGTCGGCCTACGCGCCGCGCATCATCACCATCAAGATCCCGGTCGACAAGATCCGCGACGTGATCGGCCCCGGCGGCAAGATGATCCGCAGCATCATCGAGAAGACCGGCGTCAAGATCGACGTCGAGGACAACGGCCAGGTCAACGTGGCGTCGGCGGACGAAGCCGCGGCCGCCAAGGCAATCGGCATGATCCAGGAGCTGACGCAGACCGCGGAGCTCGACAAGACCTACCTCGGCAAGGTGCAGCGCATCACCGACTTCGGGGCGTTCATCGAGATCATGCCGGGCACCGACGGCCTCCTGCACGTCTCGGAAATCGCGCACTACCGCGTCAAGGACGTGCGCGACGAGCTGAAGGAAGGCCAGCAGGTCCTCGTCAAGGTGATCAACATCGACCCGACCGGCAAGATCCGCCTGTCGCGCAAGGCGTTGATCACTCCGGAAGAAGGCGGCGCACCGCCGGCCGGCAACGGTGGCGGCGCCGAGGGCGGCGCACCGGCAGCACCCGAAGGCGACCGCCCGCCCCGCGACCGCGGTCCGCGCCGCGACCGCGGCCCGCGCAACTAG